GGGGCGAATCACCCGTCTGGCCCGCCCCGGGACCGTTCAGGCCGACGGTGTCCGGGCCGATGCAGTAGGGGACAGCACCGGGCGGCGGATCGACCGCGGTCCGCGCCCTCACAACCGGAAGGAATGACGTGACCAACGTCGACGCCACCCTCAAGGCCTGCCTCGAGATCGACGGCGCCACCGCCGCCGCGCTGGTCGACTACGAGTCGGGCATGTCGCTCGGCCAGGCCGGTGGCGGCGCCATCGACCTCGACGTCGCCGCCGCCGGCAACACCGACGTCGTCCGCGCCAAGCTCCGCACGATGCAGCGCCTCGGCCTCAACGAGCAGATCGAGGACATCCTCATCACGCTCGGCACCCAGATCCACCTGATCCGCCTCATCCAGTCGCAGTCCGGCCAGGGCCTGTTCCTCTACCTGGTCCTCAAGAAGGACTCCTCGAACCTCGCCATGGCCCGTCGCCAGCTGACGATCCTCGAGCGCGACCTGGCCATCTGAGCCTGTCCACCCAGCACGACCCAGCTCGATCCAGCACGACCTGAACAGCACCGCCGGTCCACCCCACCCCCAGGAGTCCCGTGAGCACCCCAGTCCGCAAAGTCGTCGTCACCGGACCCTTCGGGGCGGGCAAGACGACCTTCGCCACGACCGTCACCCAGGGCCTGGGGGGCGGGACGCTGACGACCACCGAGACCGGGGTCAGCGACGAGACCGCCGCGCTGAAGTCGTCCACGACCGTCGCGCTCGACCACACGAGCTTCGTCGTGCCGCCCGGACCCGGCAGCGCCTGGGCGCCCACCCGCGTCAACCTGTTCGGAACCCCCGGGCAGGAGCGCTTCGCCTTCATGTGGGAACTGCTGGCGCAGAACATGCACGGCTACCTCGTGCTCGTCGACGCCAGCCGCTCGGTGAGCATCGCGCAGGCGGCGGACATCGTCTCCGCCTTCGCGCGGATCGCCCCGCACAGCCCGCGCCTGGTCGCGGTCAGCCGCTGGGCCGACCCCGCCGGCACCTGCACCCAGCTCGCCCACCTGCTGGGCACCACGCCCTCGGCCCTGGTCCCGTGCGACCCCCGCGACCTCGCCCAGAGCACCGCCGTCCTGCGCCTCCTGCTCGACGGAGTCCACACGCTCGAGAACCTGGGCGCCCCCGTCGTCCCCGTGGGAGCAGACGCATGATCGTGAAACAGCACGCCCTGCGCGTGAGCGGCGCCCTCAAGCGCGACATCGACGGCCTGCGGCGGGTGCTCATCGCCCGCACCGACGGCCTCGCCTTCCACGACGACGGTCCCGACTCCGACCACGAGTCGGCGGCCGCGATCGTGGCGACCGTGCTCGGGATCGCCCAGCGCGCCGCGGCGTCCAACGCGCTGGGCGCCTTCGTGCAGACCACCGTCAAGGGCACCGACGGCTGCCTCGTCGTCTACGGGATCAACGCCGGCCACGTCCTGGCCGTCGTCACCGACCCCTCCGTCAACCTCGTGCTCCTCGACCGGCTCGCGCTGCGGCTCGTCGCCGACCTCGCGGGCGCCGAGACCGGCGCGCCCGCCCGCATCGGCTGACCCGCGGCCGACCTCCCGCCGGAGCCCGGGGGAGTCCGGTCCGGGAGTCCGTAGGATCGTCCGTGCGCACCACCGCGCACTGACGATCGAGAGGACAACCCCGTGCTCCGCACCCACGAGGCCGGCAGCCTGCGCGCCGGTCACGCCGGACAGACCGTGTCGCTCACCGGATGGGTGGCACGTCGTCGGGACCACGGGGGAGTGGCCTTCCTCGACCTGCGCGACGCCTCGGGCGTCGTGCAGGTCGTCGCCCGCGACGAGATCCTCGACGCCGGCGGCGCGCACGACCTGCGCAACGAGTACTGCGTCCGCATCACCGGCGACGTCCGGCTGCGTCCGGACGGCAACGAGAACGCGGCGATCCCGACCGGCGCCGTCGAGGTCGACACCACGGCCCTCGAGGTCCTGTCCGAGGCCGCGCCGCTGCCCTTCCAGGTCGACGACCACCTCACCGTCGGTGAGGAGGCGCGCCTGAAGTACCGCTACCTCGACCTGCGCCGGAGCGGCCCGGCCCAGGCCATCCGCCTGCGCTCGGCCGCCAACCGCGCCGCGCGCGAGGTCCTCGAGCAGCACGCCTTCACCGAGGTCGAGACCCCGACCCTGACGCGCTCCACCCCCGAGGGCGCCCGCGACTTCCTCGTCCCGGCGCGCCTGGCCCCCGGCTCCTGGTACGCGCTGCCGCAGAGCCCGCAGCTGTTCAAGCAGCTGCTCATGGTCGGCGGTGTCGAGCGCTACTACCAGCTCGCCCGCTGCTACCGCGACGAGGACTTCCGCGCCGACCGCCAGCCGGAGTTCACCCAGCTCGACATCGAGATGAGCTTCGTCGAGCAGGACGACGTCATCGCCCTCGGCGAGCAGATCGTGGCGGCGCTGTGGAAGCTCGTCGGGTACGACGTGCCGCTGCCGCTGCCGCGGATGACGTACGAGGAGGCCATGCGCCGCTACGGGTCCGACAAGCCCGACCTGCGGTTCGGCGTCGAACTCGTGGAGTGCACCGAGTTCTTCGCCGACACGAGCTTCCGCGTGTTCCAGTCGCCCTACGTCGGCGCCGTCGTCATGCCGGGTGGGGCCTCCCAGCCGCGCAAGGTCCTCGACGCGTGGCAGGAGTGGGCCAAGCAGCGCGGTGCGCGGGGCCTGGCCTACATCCTCGTCGGCGAGGACGGGGAACTGTCCGGTCCCGTCGCGAAGAACCTGTCCGACACCGAGAAGGCCGGCATCGCCGCCCACGTCGGGGCGGCCCCCGGCGACTGCATCTTCTTCGCCGCCGGCGCCGTGAACTCCTCCCGCGCGCTGCTGGGCGCGGCGCGCGGTGAGATCGCCCGCCGCACCGGCGCGATCGACGAGGACGCCTGGTCTTTCCTGTGGGTCGTCGACGCGCCCATGTTCAAGTCCGCGGCCGAGGACGACGACGTGTCGATCGGCGGCGGCGCCTGGAACGCCGTGCACCACGCGTTCACGGCGCCCAAGCCGGAGGTCGTCGACACGTTCGACACCGACCCCGGCTCGGCCCTGTCCAACGCCTACGACATCGTCTGCAACGGCAACGAGATCGGCGGCGGTTCCATCCGCATCCACCGCCGGGACGTGCAGGAGCGCGTCTTCGCCGTCATGGGGATCTCGCCGCAGGACGCCCGCGAGAAGTTCGGGTTCCTGCTCGACGCGTTCTCCTTCGGCGCCCCGCCGCACGGCGGGATCGCGTTCGGCTGGGACCGGGTCGTCGCGCTGCTCGCGGGGGCCGACTCCATCCGCGAGGTCATCGCGTTCCCCAAGTCCGGCGGTGGGTACGACCCGCTGACGGCGGCGCCCGCGCCCATCACCGCGCAGCAGCGCAAGGAGGCCGGCGTCGACGCCACGCCCGAGGCGCCGAAGGCCGCCGCGGCCGGGGAGAACCCGCAGGGGTGATCCGCTTCGCGGCCCTGTGCGCCGTCGCCTTCGCGGCCCTCGCGGTGGCGGTGACGACGGGGGCGGTCCCGGGCGACGCGTCCGTGTCCGCCGCCGCCGTGGAGTCCGCGCAGGCGAGTTCGGTGACGACCCGGGTCGCCCAGGTGGTGGAGGCGGTCACCCAGCCCGTGTGGGTGTACCTCGCCGGGCTCGTGGGCGTCGTCCTGGCCCACCGCGCCGGACGGCGGCGGCAGGCGCTCGCGGCCCTCGTCGCCGGGGCCACGGCCTCGGTGGCCTCGCCCGTG
This genomic interval from Kineococcus endophyticus contains the following:
- a CDS encoding GTP-binding protein, with protein sequence MSTPVRKVVVTGPFGAGKTTFATTVTQGLGGGTLTTTETGVSDETAALKSSTTVALDHTSFVVPPGPGSAWAPTRVNLFGTPGQERFAFMWELLAQNMHGYLVLVDASRSVSIAQAADIVSAFARIAPHSPRLVAVSRWADPAGTCTQLAHLLGTTPSALVPCDPRDLAQSTAVLRLLLDGVHTLENLGAPVVPVGADA
- a CDS encoding roadblock/LC7 domain-containing protein, which codes for MIVKQHALRVSGALKRDIDGLRRVLIARTDGLAFHDDGPDSDHESAAAIVATVLGIAQRAAASNALGAFVQTTVKGTDGCLVVYGINAGHVLAVVTDPSVNLVLLDRLALRLVADLAGAETGAPARIG
- the aspS gene encoding aspartate--tRNA ligase, producing MLRTHEAGSLRAGHAGQTVSLTGWVARRRDHGGVAFLDLRDASGVVQVVARDEILDAGGAHDLRNEYCVRITGDVRLRPDGNENAAIPTGAVEVDTTALEVLSEAAPLPFQVDDHLTVGEEARLKYRYLDLRRSGPAQAIRLRSAANRAAREVLEQHAFTEVETPTLTRSTPEGARDFLVPARLAPGSWYALPQSPQLFKQLLMVGGVERYYQLARCYRDEDFRADRQPEFTQLDIEMSFVEQDDVIALGEQIVAALWKLVGYDVPLPLPRMTYEEAMRRYGSDKPDLRFGVELVECTEFFADTSFRVFQSPYVGAVVMPGGASQPRKVLDAWQEWAKQRGARGLAYILVGEDGELSGPVAKNLSDTEKAGIAAHVGAAPGDCIFFAAGAVNSSRALLGAARGEIARRTGAIDEDAWSFLWVVDAPMFKSAAEDDDVSIGGGAWNAVHHAFTAPKPEVVDTFDTDPGSALSNAYDIVCNGNEIGGGSIRIHRRDVQERVFAVMGISPQDAREKFGFLLDAFSFGAPPHGGIAFGWDRVVALLAGADSIREVIAFPKSGGGYDPLTAAPAPITAQQRKEAGVDATPEAPKAAAAGENPQG